The Archangium primigenium genomic interval ACCCTGCGCGCCGCGCTGCCCGACAAGCCCTTCACCTCGCTCGCCTTCCCCACCGTGCAGAGCTGCCGCAAGGCGGACGGCACCGTGGTGACCCAGGAGTGGGTGGGGACCGAGGGCGGCCACGGGGGCCACCTGGCCGCGGAGACGACCCTGCCCGCGCCGGTGCTCTTCCTCCTGCCCGCGCGCACGCCCGGGTGGAACAAGTACACGGTCAACGAGCACGTGCATGACCTGAGCGTCTTCAAGGACGCGCAGATCGTCTGGGCGGGCAGCGCCGCCTACAGCCCCAGCGCCCACATCTCCGGGCTCATCGCGCAGGAGCCGGGCACGCAGGTGCTCCGGGAGATCCACCCCGGCACCGACATCTGGGTGCGCTACTGACGGCGAGGAGGACTTCCGCGATGCGTGCCTTCATCCTGTTGTCGCTCACGGGTCTGCTGTGCGCCTGTCCGGGGGAGCCCGTGGCCCCGCCCGAGCCCCCCACCCCTCCGGCCGAGGCGTCGGGGCTGCCCGCGGAGCTGCGGCCCCCGGGCATGGCCGGCGCCGCGTCCGAGCGGCCGCCCGCGGGTCCGGGTCTGCCGGACGCGCTCAAGCCGCCGCGCTGAGACGCGAACGGGCCCCCGAGCTCATCGCACGGGGGCCCGTCCTGTCCCACGCAACAGGGTGTCCCGGGACTACTGGGGCACGCTGGTGCCGTTGTTCATCATCCCGTCGTTGACGGGGGCGTCATTGGCGTCCGGGACGATGGTGGTGTTGGCATCGTCCTGGCCCAGGTTGTCCTGGCCGAGCCCGTCCGGGCGCTCCAGGCCGTCGCTGTCGGGCAGACCGGAGCCACCCGTGCCCGGCTCGTCGATGATGGGCGGCGTCTGGTGCACGCCCGGCTCGCGCTCGCGCACGCTGGCGTCATCCTCGATGGGCGCCATCGTGCCGTCCTGCGGCATGGACTGCGGCGTGTCGAAGCCGGTGCCGCCCGTGCCCGTGTCGGGCGCGGGGACACTCTGCTCGGTGGTGCCACGCGCCGCGGTGTCCGTCTTGCAGCCCGCGCCAAAAGCCACCGCACCCGCCATCAGACCCGCCAGAATGAACTTGGTCTTCGTCATGTGTGTACCCTCCCTGTGGTGTGGCAGAAGAGTGGGGTGCCCCCGGGGATCGTGCAGGGGGCGCCTGCCCGCCCGGACGCTGGGGTAGGGTGGGGCCATGACGACCCGTCTCCCGCTGCGGCTCATCCCGGCCCGTCCCGAGCACGTGGACGACTGGCGAGCGATGCGGGAGGAGCCGGTGGCCCGGAGCCTGATGCCGCTGGAGCCCGCCTCGCGCGAGTCCCTGCTCAAGCGATTGCTGGAGTCCGGCGCGGACCTGGACGACACGCGCGCCACGAGCTTCCGGTGGATGGTGGAGACGGACGGGGTGCTCATCGGCACGGTGTCCGCGCGGGAGTTGTCGCGGTTCCACGGCCGCATCGAGGTGGGCTACATGCTGCGCGCGGCCTGGCACGGGCGCGGGCTGGGCACGCGCGCGGTGGCGGCGGTGGTGGCGCGGCTGTTCGACTGGGACTTCCTGCACCGCGTCTGGCTCACCACGGCGGTGGACAACCTC includes:
- a CDS encoding YcnI family protein, encoding MKVHVLTGAALAACLFAPGAEAHIGLSTGTPAVAATTQELSFAVGHGCEGLDTFRLEIRIPEGVGGVRPVPSVFGKAQVTQDASGRVTAVTWTKAEADVLPSDSDFYKFTLRAALPDKPFTSLAFPTVQSCRKADGTVVTQEWVGTEGGHGGHLAAETTLPAPVLFLLPARTPGWNKYTVNEHVHDLSVFKDAQIVWAGSAAYSPSAHISGLIAQEPGTQVLREIHPGTDIWVRY
- a CDS encoding GNAT family N-acetyltransferase, which encodes MTTRLPLRLIPARPEHVDDWRAMREEPVARSLMPLEPASRESLLKRLLESGADLDDTRATSFRWMVETDGVLIGTVSARELSRFHGRIEVGYMLRAAWHGRGLGTRAVAAVVARLFDWDFLHRVWLTTAVDNLASQGVARKLGFSLEGVMRGHYLIEGRRKDQQVWGLVRPDWEARRPLWRPLLEDTWGPDSSGPR